Proteins from a genomic interval of Rhodothermus marinus:
- a CDS encoding Clp1/GlmU family protein gives MDVAVLTEWETLRERLLQGPPWRTLMVAGPVNAGKTTLARWLAAQVSEHYRTLFLDADPGQSLIGPPTTLALSRVPIDPDCWLRLRFVGHISPEGHLLQMLSGLVRLVEAARWHRAQRLVIDLPGHMANDAGRELFFQMLDVIRPDYVVALQREDELEPVLRCFRRSRRPRIVRLPVAEAVQERDRWVRSDYRRERFQRYFAGARLRRLSVQARGLHGMVPPLDNPEAVRHRLVALCDRHGFARVLGIVARYDAELAWLHFWAPPFRAREIATIQFGRFRLDPAEVGLITRRRPPTGDVPLRTDALGE, from the coding sequence ATGGACGTTGCGGTTTTGACCGAATGGGAAACGCTGCGGGAGCGGTTGCTGCAGGGGCCACCGTGGCGTACGTTGATGGTGGCCGGTCCGGTCAACGCCGGCAAGACGACGCTGGCGCGCTGGTTGGCCGCGCAGGTGAGCGAACACTACCGGACGCTCTTTCTGGACGCGGATCCCGGCCAGTCGCTCATCGGGCCGCCGACCACGCTGGCGTTGAGCCGGGTGCCGATCGACCCCGACTGCTGGCTCCGGCTCCGGTTCGTCGGACACATCTCGCCCGAGGGCCATCTGCTGCAGATGCTCAGCGGCCTGGTGCGTCTGGTCGAAGCGGCCCGCTGGCATCGGGCGCAGCGGCTGGTGATCGACCTGCCGGGCCACATGGCCAACGACGCAGGCCGCGAGCTTTTCTTTCAGATGCTCGACGTGATCCGGCCCGACTACGTGGTGGCGCTGCAGCGCGAAGACGAGCTGGAACCGGTGTTGCGGTGCTTTCGACGGAGTCGACGTCCGCGCATTGTGCGACTACCGGTGGCCGAGGCCGTGCAGGAACGCGACCGGTGGGTGCGCAGCGACTACCGGCGCGAGCGGTTCCAAAGGTACTTTGCCGGGGCGCGGCTGCGGCGACTCTCGGTGCAGGCCCGCGGGTTGCACGGCATGGTGCCACCACTGGACAACCCCGAGGCGGTCCGGCATCGCCTGGTGGCCCTCTGCGACCGGCACGGCTTTGCCCGTGTACTGGGCATCGTGGCCCGGTACGACGCCGAGCTGGCGTGGCTCCATTTCTGGGCGCCGCCGTTTCGGGCCCGTGAGATCGCCACGATTCAGTTCGGGCGCTTTCGGCTGGATCCGGCCGAGGTCGGATTAATCACGCGCAGGCGACCGCCCACCGGAGATGTGCCGCTCCGGACCGACGCGCTCGGCGAGTAG